The proteins below are encoded in one region of Coffea arabica cultivar ET-39 chromosome 4c, Coffea Arabica ET-39 HiFi, whole genome shotgun sequence:
- the LOC113739573 gene encoding phosphoinositide phosphatase SAC2 — protein sequence MGSDSYRQQDQLPWMNLQQNYSKAAGYMHKFKLYETFSKFYMIGWDKNRTFWKVLKIDRSEACDLNIVEDSVVYSEVEFYDLLQRLHDGNKSTGGLKFVTMCYGIVGFVKFLGPYYMVLITKRKKIGMICGHAVYSIIKSEMIPIPNSTIMSNMALSKNENRYKKLLRTVDLTKDFFFSYSYNIMLSFQKNLCNHETGLGVYDTMFVWNEYLTRGIRNQLKNTMWTVALVYGFFRQVKLLVSERIVFLTLIARRSRHYAGTRYLKRGVNEKGRVANDVETEQIVLEDSHEACSPQISSVVQNRGSIPLFWSQETSRLNLKPDIILSRKDSKYEATKLHFENLVKRYGSPIIILNLVKNHEKKPRESILRAEFVNAIEFINKDLSKKDHLKFLHWDINKHSQKARSLLARLVDVAAYALDLTGFLYCKGVQSSKNDELLDWLYFGNNEWGHVEKVACNTSTKTEIRESTRGSGRDNVGKYLMFQNGVLRTNCIDCLDRTNVAQYAYGLVALGRQLYAFGFVDARTIDIDSPLADSLMKVYEEMGDTLALQYGGSPAHKKIFAARRGQWKAATQSQEFFRTLQRYYSNAYMDAEKQDSINVFLGHFQPELGKPALWELDSDQHFNVGRHGSDFVGENSRLLMKRSLSDGNILFESNSPIEDGNVEQNQDCDKILLHEAESGNTVHSESSPEISTSKSNISYSSYTPSMSSRKLFPVGTPDPEDDAICFHDLGDSLDCSNFVDIDWLSSSGNSIEEESYERSALISTPSADLTSYCDVNKFKGERSCSAYASSLSIKEKEDTGGNVSVGAGAGEVSEFSESFVNWVIHGDMLFP from the exons AAATTTTACATGATTGGATGGGACAAGAATAGAACGTTTTGGAAGGTTTTAAAGATAGACAGATCAGAGGCTTGTGATCTCAACATTGTTGAAGATTCTGTTGTATACTCTGAAGTGGAGTTTTATGATCTCTTACAGAGATTACATGATGGAAACAAGTCCACTGGTGGACTAAAATTCGTTACCATGTGTTATGGCATTGTTG GGTTCGTCAAATTTTTGGGACCATATTACATGGTTCTTATtaccaaaagaaagaagattggCATGATTTGTGGTCATGCTGTGTACTCCATCATCAAGAGCGAGATGATTCCAATTCCAAACTCTACTATCATGTCCAATATGGCATTATCTAAGAATGAGAACAG ATATAAGAAGCTCCTACGCACAGTGGATCTCACGAAGGACTTCTTTTTCAGCTACTCCTACAATATTATGCTTAGTTTTCAAAAGAATCTATGCAATCATGAGACAGGATTAGGTGTTTATGATACAATGTTTGTGTGGAATGAGTATTTAACTCGCGGAATCCGCAATCAGCTCAAGAATACAATGTGGACGGTAGCGTTAGTGTATGGGTTTTTTAGACAG GTGAAACTTTTGGTATCTGAAAGGATTGTATTTTTGACACTCATTGCTAGGCGCTCTCGTCATTATGCTGGAACCAG GTACTTGAAACGAGGAGTAAATGAGAAAGGTCGTGTTGCAAATGATGTTGAGACTGAACAAATTGTTCTTGAAGATAGTCATGAAGCATGTTCACCACAAATAAGTTCTGTTGTGCAAAATCGGGGTTCAATACCACTCTTCTGGTCACAGGAAACTTCACGACTTAATTTAAAACCAGATATCATAT TGTCTAGGAAGGATAGCAAATATGAAGCCACTAAACTTCACTTTGAGAATCTTGTTAAGAGATACGGAAGTCcaattattattttgaatttggtTAAG AATCACGAGAAGAAGCCTAGAGAATCAATTCTCCGTGCAGAGTTTGTCAATGCTATTGAATTTATTAATAAGGATCTATCTAAGAAGGACCACTTGAAGTTTCTGCATTGGGATATAAATAAACACTCCCAAAA AGCTAGAAGTTTATTGGCACGTTTGGTAGATGTGGCTGCTTATGCATTAGATTTGACAGGCTTCCTTTATTGTAAAGGAGTGCAGTCTTCAAAAAATGATGAATTGCTAGATTGGTTGTACTTTGG TAATAATGAGTGGGGTCATGTTGAGAAGGTTGCTTGTAATACAAGTACCAAAACTGAAATTCGTGAAAGTACTCGTGGCAGTGGCAGAGATAATGTTGGGAAGTACCTTATGTTCCAAAATGGTGTTCTTAGAACAAATTGCATAGACTGTTTGGATCGAACAAATGTTGCTCAATATGCATATGGGCTAGTTGCTCTTGGGCGTCAACTATATGCTTTTGGATTTGTGGATGCACGTACTATTGATATAGATTCCCCTCTCGCTGATAGCTTAATGAAAGTTTATGAAGAAATGGGAGACACCCTTGCACTACAGTATGGTGGTTCTCCAGCTCACAAGAAG ATATTTGCAGCAAGGAGGGGCCAGTGGAAAGCAGCAACACAATCCCAAGAGTTTTTTAGAACTCTTCAACGGTATTATAGCAATGCCTACATGGATGCTGAGAAACAAGACTCAATTAATGT GTTTTTGGGGCATTTCCAGCCAGAGCTGGGTAAACCAGCTCTATGGGAGTTGGATTCAGATCAGCATTTCAATGTTGGAAGACATGGCTCCGATTTTGTTGGTGAAAATTCTAG GTTATTAATGAAAAGATCTTTGTCAGATGGAAATATTCTCTTTGAAAGCAATTCACCTATTGAAGATGGTAATGTTGAACAGAATCAAGATTGTGATAAAATATTGCTTCACGAAGCAGAAAGTGGTAATACTGTGCATTCTGAGTCCTCTCCAGAAATCTCAACTTCAAAAAGCAACATATCATATTCCAG TTATACACCATCAATGTCTTCTAGGAAGCTGTTTCCAGTTGGGACACCGGACCCCGAAGATGATGCTATATGTTTTCATGATCTAGGGGATTCACTTGATTGTTCAAATTTTGTTGACATTGACTGGCTTTCTTCTTCTGGAAATTCTATTGAAGAAGAGTCTTATGAAAG ATCTGCACTTATCAGCACTCCGTCTGCTGATCTTACGTCCTATTGCGATGTAAACAAGTTTAAAGGAGAGAGAAGCTGTTCCGCTTATGCATCCAGTTTGAGCATCAAG GAGAAGGAAGATACTGGTGGTAATGTTAGTGTTGGTGCTGGTGCTGGTGAGGTTTCTGAATTTTCGGAGTCATTCGTCAATTGGGTTATCCACGGGGATATGCTTTTCCCTTGA